CGACCGTAATAATACATAGACCAAAAACCTGCTCCAAAATCAATTGCTCCTGCTAACGCATACAGAAACAGAAACAACCAGATAATTGTAATCGCAATTTGAGCTTCACTCATTTCAATCCCCCTCACCTAGACCGATGACTTCATTTCAAATTCTTTTGACAACGGGTTTCGCTTAAAATATGTACGCATAACCAATGCTGTAAGTACTAATAGGAAAATATACAATGATACAAATAGCGTGAAAAAGAAGCCAAGATTTCCTGATTGTGTTGCGGCATCCGCTGTTCGTTGAAAACCTATAATTGTCCATGGCTGTCTTCCTACACAAGCAAATATCCAACCTGTCTCAATCCCCAACATAGCAAGAGGACCACTTCCAACTAGTAATACTAGTAACCATTGAGGATATCCCTTTTTGAAAAAGATCCGATAAGCAATTGCTCCAAAGGAAACCGCAATTAATAACGTTCCAATCCCAACCATAATATTGAATAACGTATGGACAAAAAGAGGTGGCCATTCATCTCTTGGATAATCATTAAGTCCTTTTACAACGCCTTCTGTGGAACCTGTTGCCAGCCAGCTTAACATGCCCGGGATTTCAATACCGCCAACTACACGATTAGCTTCTGGATCTGGTGTTCCAAAAATCGCAAGAGGGGCATTATCCTGAGTTTCAAATAACCCTTCTGCTGCCGCTAACTTAACAGGAACATTATCATATAATCCAACAGCAGCTGAATGTCCATTTACTGCCGTCCATAACGAGGTAACTGCCCCAAATATAAGTGCAATCATTAGTCCCTTCCGATAATATTCTGTATTTCTGTTACTTAAGTTAGCTTTTAGTAACTTGTAGGCAGCAACAGAGGCAACGACGAATGCTGTTGCCATGTAAGCACTACTTGCCACATGCACAGCCGTATAACCAAATGCTGGATTCATCACAGCTTCCCACGGGCGAACATTCACAATTTCTCCGCCACTTACATCAAACCCAGTAGGTGTGTTCATCCACGCTTGTGCATTTGTAATTAATACAGCCGAGGCCACAGCTCCTAGTGCTACAAAAAATACGCTAATGATACGCATCGTTGAGGACAAACGATCAGCCGCATAAACATAAATTGATAAGAACAATGCTTCAAGAAAAAAAGCGAAAATTTCTAACGTAAACGGTAAGGCGATCACTTGACCAACTATTTCGATAAAACCAGGCCACAATAATGAAAGCATGACACCGACGATCGTGCCAGAGGGAATTGCTACTCCAAGTAGTATCGCTACTGCTTTCGTCCAGCGTTTAGCTAAAATGCCGTAATCTTGATCTTTCTTAATAGCTCTCATAATTTCTGCAATCAAGATCATAAAAGTAAGACCAACCCCTAGGGTCGCAAAAATAATATGAAATGCTAATGAGCTGCCAAATAACATTCTGGCAAGCCATACATTATCCATGTTATCCTTCCTCTCTAATTCAATTTATAGAGTTATTTTTATTCAGGGTGGATAATTTATACATAAATAATATGTAGAGCTAACGGAGGAAGAGATTTCAAACTCATAATCTTTAGAATAGGAATTTTTTAATGAAAGGTAGTGTTAGAAGAGAAATGATTTCTAAGTTTTGTACGTAAGCTTTATTTCTGGCACAAAAAGAGGCTGTGACAAAGGGTTGGTTTTTACCTTTGTCACAGCCTCGAAGCAATGAGCGATACGCCACCATCTTTTAAAAGTCCGGTGTGAGTGGGTTTCTCACAACGGCATGTGACGAGTGAAGCCATTGCCAATATTAATTTTATCCTGACCTCTTTATGTCAACTGCATTGTTGTAATGCACGTTCCGTCTTCTTCAAACGTAGAAAACTCCGCTTCTACCGTTTTTCCATCATGCTCGATCTTTGTATAATACGTTTTATCTCGTGGGATCCATAAATCAATAAACCCATTAGGCAGGGATTTTAACGTATCGTCCACGACAACATTTCCTTCTTCATCTTCAATATAAACATCAAACTCTTCATTTACTAGTTCACCTTGACAACCTGTCAAGCTATGATTCATTCAAGGATGAGTTTCATTGACGTAAGGTGCAATTGAAACAAAAAATTCGTCTTCAGGTAAGTCATAAGTTGTTTCGTTTCGGTCACTGTCATTCACAACCAGTTGCTGTGATGTGATCGATGCGGTGTGACCAGTTATGTTACCTACACTATAATCGTTCACCAATTGTTTTATATCCTCTGTCTCAGATAAAGAGCTTCCTTCGTCTGTAATTTCACCACTACAAGCGACTAACACAACGGCAAGCAAAAAGCTAAGAGAAAAGATGATATATTTCATTTGATTTTCACCCCCCACTGTTCCTTTCAATTTAGAATTATACCATTTTTACTTTACAAATAGATCTCATAGCACTAGTTGACACAATATATTTACATTTTGTTATTCTAATAGTTTCATAGTGAACTTACATCACCCCTTAAACCATATAATTATCTCTCTATACTCAATCATAAGAGGAGAATTTGAAGAAAATATGAATACAAGAAAAAAAGCTAGATTGAATGAAGGACACGACAATCTAGCTTTCAAATATATTAACTGACAACCATTATATCTTTAGTTCTCGCCCCATCTCAATATCAAGTCATACCTACCTCTGAATAACGGAACTCTATTTTGTATGATTATTTCTTAGTTCTTTACTTCTCCCCCATATAAAATCCATGCTGGTGGTATTTCAAATGGATGGATAGCCAGTAGGGCCTGAATTTGTTTCTTCGTAAAATCAATCCATATGTATGTATCACCTTCTGTTCTCTTCGTTAACTGTCGATAGGCAAAAGTAATTGTATCCCACAATCCTTTTTGAACTGAGAAGTCACACCATGGATAGACAACATGTAAATAATGATCCTTCTTTTGATCATATTTTGTTATGAGGACTCTTGTTTTTGATTCATTTTCGTAAAAGGACCAGTGTTCTATTTCGTTCTCTGGAAATAACGCTTCAGAGGCGGGGAAAGGGTAATAACATTCGTATGGGAAGACTTTTGACGATTGAATAAAAACTTCATTAAGCCAGTATTTTTTTCGCTTAGTTGAATGAACCGGCGTCCAAAGATTAGCTCCTGATTCAAGCTTAGATATATCCTTTGTAACGGCACCGTGTAACGTTATATAAGGTGAAAGTCCGAGCTTTTCAACAACACGTTGAGCAGGGAGATTATGCTCCTGTGTGTTAGCTCCGATCCAGCAAACACCCTTGATTTTCCTCGCTTCATTTAAAACATATGTTAATACGTCAGTTGCATAATTCTTTCCCCAATAACGACGATCGCTTCTTAGACGTCCTAACATCGCATAACGTCCGGCAAATATCGAATAACCGCCCATACTGATCATTTCATTATTCTCGAATAGTCCAAATAATCGATGGTTTCCGGTTGTAAGATGGTCAAAAATATGACCGATATAATCACCCTCAACAGCAGTATCCATCGCTGCAAAATAAGGATAATCTTTACTCGTTAACTCCCTGACCTTTGTATTCATTGTCTCTTCCTCTTCTACCTTATTACTTTTATTTATGAGGTTGATTGTTTTTACCTCGATCAAACTACATCGCTCTAGACCTACGAGACCAGTGTACAGTTCATAAGATGATCATTAATTACAAACAATAACCTGTCTAGTAAATCCTGCTTTTTTCGCTACACATCGATCAATGATGTCAAATCCCGCTTCGATAATAATTGAATCGATCGTTTCAATCGTTATAACCACCAATTTATCAGTAAACGTCCGAGCATGTTGAAGCATGCTTAACTGCTCGTTAGGATCTAGCACTGAACAAAGGTTGTAAGGCATATCGATAAACGCTACATCATACCGACCGCTAACCTTACGAATATCCCTTAATAGCACTTCACAGGTAAAACCAAAGTGTGCCACATTTGTCCTGGCACCAATCGCTGCCAAAGGATTAATATCACTGCCTACAATATCAATTCCCATTGATAAAGCTTCAATAAGCACGGTTCCGATCCCACAGCAAGGGTCAATCGCTTTCATTCCTTTTGGGTGCGGTACCCCTATATTCACAACAGCCCTAGCTACGCGTGTACTCAAAGCTGTCGAATAATTCTGTGGCTTTTTTTGGTGCTGTAGCCAAACGGACTCACCCTTCAGATAAGTCCCGAACAACCAACATCCATCGATTTTCATCACAGCAAAAATCAACTCTGGATCCTTTAAGTCGGCTTCTCCTTTCAGGAGTAAGCCAAAGTCCCGTTCAATCTTACGCCGCTCTTGAAAATCAACTTTATCACTCTTCCCACCATGAGAGATAAACATGACTTTGAATGTTGTTTCGATTTGCTCCATCTGCTTAATTTGTTCAGCAAGTCCTTCTCTTGTAGTCCCTCTATAGATTACTTCAATTCGTTCTTTTATAAACGGGCTTCGCCTTGGTTCAATTCGTACATTTGACTCCAACACCATAGATTCTGTGTCCATTCCAAAAAGTGAGCGCATTTCCAAGCGACATAAAGAAACCTCATCCTCATGACATGCAAATATATAAACATACTTCATGTATTCTCCGCTAGTTAAAGTCAACATATTCACCTTCATCCTCTAACCTTTCATCTCAATGGTCCATATAAATGAAAGAACAATTATTTTATGTCATTACATTTAAAGATCTTATTCCTATCTAAAAAATAAATAGTACAGCAATCCCCTAGGATACCGACCAATTTTCAGCTCAATTATAATCTTTGCAAATACAATCCTTATGCGCATACAAAAATGACGACCTTTTCTGAATGATTTGTTGTAACATCCACAAAACGGCCGTCAATCATAAACCTCTATTTATGAGGGTACTTAGCGTTACTCTTTCCATTTCGTTTGTTTATAATCAAAATCCTCTAGCTTCTCAAGAAGAATATCAACGTCATCTTCAATAATAAGGGTGCTGAAAAATTCTTCTGACAAAAATCCAGACGAAACCATATGGGACAGTAAATCTCGAAACGGTTCATAGAAACCATTTATATTATACAACCCAACTGGTTTTTGGTGAAATCCCACCTGTTGCCAAGTTAACACCTCAGCAAGCTCTTCAAGCGTACCAATGCCTCCTGGTAACGCAATAAATCCATCTGCAAGCTCGTACATCTTATTTTTTCTTTCATGCATCGTTTCGACAATGTGGAGATCATTTAACTCTATATGAGGTACGTTGTCGTAAAATTTTTTTGGGATCACACCTGTCACCTTCCCGCCATTCTCAGTAACTGAGCGAGCCAATTCCCCCATTAATCCAACATTTCCTCCTCCGTAGATCACTTCTAGTTGATCTTGAGCTAACTTCTTACCTAGCTCAGCGACTTTCTCTGAATAAATAGGGTCCCCACTGCTTGACCCAAGAAACAAGCATAAGCTCTTCATCAGATCTACCTCCTGTCAAAATCAGTACGACCTCTTTGTTTATTTTATGTAAAAGATCGTATCATATTTTATATCACATTCATAAGTTGTTACGAAATTGAACGAACAACTAGCGGTGAAATTAAAAAGCATCAACAACCGTAACATCCGGTAAAAACATTTAAATTGAGCTACCTTAATTCATGATAATACGAATTTCCGAATTTAGATTTTGTTTACCCCTTCACTAAAGTAATTCGGTTACTCAAAAAATCAATCTCTTCGCACCAAGAAAGACACCTTTCCAATAACGATTCAGTGAAGAAATTTGCACTTTTTTCCCTTTAAGAAACGTGTGTAATATTTTCCCATTCCCTATATAAAGAGCAACATGCCCTATTCTTTCTGTACCGAACCGATATCTTCTATTTTTTGTTGTAAAAAACAACAAATCACCCTTTCGAATCTTTTGAAAAGGGACTGGTCGACCAACCTGAAATTGTTGCCGAGAATTACGGGGGAGACGAATACCATGAACGCCAAAAATATACTGGATAAAAGAACTGCAATCAAAGAAGTTTGTTTGAAATGGGGCTGCATTAAAGCGATAAGGTTTACCTATTTGTCTCAAACCAGTATCAATAATCCTATCTACTAGCATGGTGTTCTCCCCTTTCTTCTGGAGTATTACTACATCATACTAATAGATAGCGAGAAATGAATAGACAAGAGAATTAGAGCAACCATACATTTTTTTGAACAATGTTCATCCTTTTAGCATAACCCCCATTTTTAAGGCTGATAAAGTTAATTCAATCAACCCCCTCACTAACGTACGGTTTATATAGTTCTAAGGGAAAAGTAAAAGAAACAACCATTTAATATCGTCAAAACGGTTATCCCGATAAATACGTTACTATACATAATTCCATTTGCTTCGGCTAAGGAAAAAGGATTAAGCAGGATACTACTATTATAGTCCAAAAACTTCCCGATAATTGTACTCCCGAAGGCACCTGCCATTAAATTAAATAAATTATAGATTCCCATACCAACACCAATTTCATTTCTAGACAAAGCTGTTGAGATCAGACTTGCGGTCGATGTTTGAATGAACGGAAAAGCGATGTAACAAATGATAACGACAATACCAAGAACCCAAAATGTACTTCCTATAAAGGTTGATAGTAGGATGAAACCTAGAATCATTAATCCAAATGCCATATATACGACTTGTTTTGCCCCACGATTTTCAACTAGCATACCGGCCCATTTACCAGCAAAAACCGCAATCATTGCCGCGGGGAATAGAGTAAAACCTATATACAAAGCATTTAATCCATTAACGTCACTTAACAGTAGCGGTAACATAAACATCATCCCAAACATCGACATAATACCGAAAAAGCCTGTAATTATCGTCGTTCGGAAAATATTATTTTGAAACAAGTCTGGGTGAATAAATGGGTGATCACTCTTCCTTACCCTCCAGGCAAACAAAGCAAAGAACACAATCGTTATGAGAAGATACCACCAATTAAATAGCGTAATAAAAAGCATAATCGATGCTGCACCTATGGCAATCAACACGGCACCAAGGATATCAACTTTCCCATCTCTCTTCTCCTCTTCTGGCATCCAGATCCACAAAAGTGGAATCGCAAATAACACTAACGCAGAAATTAAAAATAAATATTGCCAGTTTAGTGCACCAGTAACAAAACCGCCAATGACAGGACCAACCCCAGAAGCGAAAGCCATTGTACTTGAAACGATACCTAATACTCTTCCTCGTTCTTCAGGAAAATACCTTGATGGTACGATAAAAACTAAAGCTACAATTGAAGCTGCACCAGTAGCCTGAATCATCCGGGCAAAAATGACCAGCAAAAAGTTCGGTGCGAAAAAGCCTAATATTGAACCTAAACTAAATAAACAGAGCCCGACCGTTAATAACATTTTTAAAGGATATATATCTGCTAACTTTCCGTACATTAATGCACCGATCGCATACAAAATAATATAGCCGGTCACGACCCAGCTTACTTGAGAAGGTAAAAGTGAAAACGAATGGGCGATATCGGGCACTGCGATCATGAACATGGTCCCATTCATTACAGAAAATAATAACACTGAACAGATTAATAGAATAATTTTCTTTTTTTCTACATTGGTTAGATTAGTTTCTATGTTTAGTTGACGTGTCATCGTTGCCACTACATATAACATCTCCTCTGTTATGATTTAAACGATAGTAGTTACATTACTGTTTAAAACTACATTTCTTTTAAATAATTCGATATCTAACTACCTAATCATTTACATTTGAGAAACCAAATGCCAAGATCTACATACAATGAATTATAACCATTATAACAACGGAGGTTTTTACGCTGATTCATACGGTTAAGCTAGGTGAAACACTCACACAAATTTCAATTGATTACCGGACACCACTTTCTGAAATTATTCGTGCCAACCCCTCCATTAATCCTAACCTCATTTATCCAGGACAATCGATCGTTATACCCGGATTTCCCCCGCTTAATACAATTCCTTATCATATCAATGTCTCAGTATCGAATCGTACACTAACCCTACTAAAAGATGGTATTTTTCAAAAAGAATATCCAATTGCAGTAGGAAGAATCCTTCATGCGACACCCGTAGGAAATTTCATCATCATTAATAAAGCACCAAATCCTGGGGGGCCATTCGGTACAATGTGGATGAGTTTGTCGAAACAGTACTATGGCATTCACGGCACCAATGATCCAAGCTCCATTGGTCAAGCCGTTTCAAGAGGTTGTATTCGAATGTTTAACCATGATGTTGAGGAGTTAGCTAGTATTATTCCAATCGGAACGACAGTTACCATTCATCCGTAAAAAACGCGCATGGAGGGGTCCACCACCACCGCCAGGGTCCCCTCCTTAAGCACCAAATGGAAGAATGAACGAAAAAAAAGAACACCAACAGTACATTTGCATGACACTGAAGGTTACCACCCCGATAATACATATATTTCCATTGTAACGACCTCATGTTAAACAATAGTATATATACTATACATAAATGTATCAATAAATTCTATGAATATAACAATTATATGTAAAATAATTGAAGTGAAAAAGCAGGTCGCTGATTTCAACTACGTCCTGCTCTCCATTTAAAGTACCTACATGCTCATTCTTTTATAATGTTAAACTATGTTTATCATTCAATGAATCGATCTACTGATGTTGATCAGCTTTTGATATCCCCACTTGATATTTCGCTAAATCAACCAAACCATTTTCTCCTACTTCAACGCCTTCTACTTCCAGTTTTATTATTTGTTCGTGATAAGACTCTTCGTTTGATAGAGAAATCTGTCCTTTTGCGTTAATGACACGATGCCATGGCAGAGAATACTTTTGACTCATGGAATGGAGAATACGCACGACTTGTCGCGCAGCTCGGTGATTTCCAGCCAGGCTCGCAACTTGGCCATAAGTCATAACCTTTCCTACTGGAATGTTTCGGAGGACCTCGATCACTTTTTCAGTAAAAGGTTGCACCTGTACACCTCCCCATTATTTTATCTAACATACTGGTTATTGCTGCATCCATGTATTCGACCTACTTTTATGGTGTGGATGACAAAAGCAGTCTAGGGTATGGTCATTTACCATTCCTACGGCTTGCATAAAAGAATAACAGATTGTGCTGCCTACAAATTTGAACCCGTCTTTTTTTAATTGTTTACTCATTCTGTCACTTATTTCGGTATGAACTGGCACTTCTTCAGCGGTTTTCCACTCATTTATAATCGTTTCTCCTTCAACAAATCTCCATATATAGTTTGAAAATGATCCGTGCTCTTCTTTTATTTGCAAAAATGCCTTTGCATTCGTTATAACACTTTGTATCTTCATCTTATGGCGTATAATCCCTACATCTTCTTGTAGTGATTGAATTTTCTCATCTGTATATTGAACAATCTTCTCGGCGTCAAACTGATCAAACACTTTGCGATAATGGTCTCTTTTTTGTAAAACTGTCCACCAACTTAGTCCAGCTTGTGCCCCTTCTAAACAGATCATTTCAAATAGAAGTCGATCATCAAATACAGGAACTCCCCACTCCTTATCATGATATTCTCTATATAGTGGCTCTTTATTTGTCACCCA
This genomic window from Desertibacillus haloalkaliphilus contains:
- a CDS encoding C40 family peptidase; this encodes MLVDRIIDTGLRQIGKPYRFNAAPFQTNFFDCSSFIQYIFGVHGIRLPRNSRQQFQVGRPVPFQKIRKGDLLFFTTKNRRYRFGTERIGHVALYIGNGKILHTFLKGKKVQISSLNRYWKGVFLGAKRLIF
- a CDS encoding TRM11 family SAM-dependent methyltransferase, which codes for MLTLTSGEYMKYVYIFACHEDEVSLCRLEMRSLFGMDTESMVLESNVRIEPRRSPFIKERIEVIYRGTTREGLAEQIKQMEQIETTFKVMFISHGGKSDKVDFQERRKIERDFGLLLKGEADLKDPELIFAVMKIDGCWLFGTYLKGESVWLQHQKKPQNYSTALSTRVARAVVNIGVPHPKGMKAIDPCCGIGTVLIEALSMGIDIVGSDINPLAAIGARTNVAHFGFTCEVLLRDIRKVSGRYDVAFIDMPYNLCSVLDPNEQLSMLQHARTFTDKLVVITIETIDSIIIEAGFDIIDRCVAKKAGFTRQVIVCN
- a CDS encoding MGMT family protein — encoded protein: MQPFTEKVIEVLRNIPVGKVMTYGQVASLAGNHRAARQVVRILHSMSQKYSLPWHRVINAKGQISLSNEESYHEQIIKLEVEGVEVGENGLVDLAKYQVGISKADQHQ
- a CDS encoding cytochrome ubiquinol oxidase subunit I, with protein sequence MDNVWLARMLFGSSLAFHIIFATLGVGLTFMILIAEIMRAIKKDQDYGILAKRWTKAVAILLGVAIPSGTIVGVMLSLLWPGFIEIVGQVIALPFTLEIFAFFLEALFLSIYVYAADRLSSTMRIISVFFVALGAVASAVLITNAQAWMNTPTGFDVSGGEIVNVRPWEAVMNPAFGYTAVHVASSAYMATAFVVASVAAYKLLKANLSNRNTEYYRKGLMIALIFGAVTSLWTAVNGHSAAVGLYDNVPVKLAAAEGLFETQDNAPLAIFGTPDPEANRVVGGIEIPGMLSWLATGSTEGVVKGLNDYPRDEWPPLFVHTLFNIMVGIGTLLIAVSFGAIAYRIFFKKGYPQWLLVLLVGSGPLAMLGIETGWIFACVGRQPWTIIGFQRTADAATQSGNLGFFFTLFVSLYIFLLVLTALVMRTYFKRNPLSKEFEMKSSV
- a CDS encoding CueP family metal-binding protein yields the protein MKYIIFSLSFLLAVVLVACSGEITDEGSSLSETEDIKQLVNDYSVGNITGHTASITSQQLVVNDSDRNETTYDLPEDEFFVSIAPYVNETHPUMNHSLTGCQGELVNEEFDVYIEDEEGNVVVDDTLKSLPNGFIDLWIPRDKTYYTKIEHDGKTVEAEFSTFEEDGTCITTMQLT
- a CDS encoding MFS transporter; this encodes MTRQLNIETNLTNVEKKKIILLICSVLLFSVMNGTMFMIAVPDIAHSFSLLPSQVSWVVTGYIILYAIGALMYGKLADIYPLKMLLTVGLCLFSLGSILGFFAPNFLLVIFARMIQATGAASIVALVFIVPSRYFPEERGRVLGIVSSTMAFASGVGPVIGGFVTGALNWQYLFLISALVLFAIPLLWIWMPEEEKRDGKVDILGAVLIAIGAASIMLFITLFNWWYLLITIVFFALFAWRVRKSDHPFIHPDLFQNNIFRTTIITGFFGIMSMFGMMFMLPLLLSDVNGLNALYIGFTLFPAAMIAVFAGKWAGMLVENRGAKQVVYMAFGLMILGFILLSTFIGSTFWVLGIVVIICYIAFPFIQTSTASLISTALSRNEIGVGMGIYNLFNLMAGAFGSTIIGKFLDYNSSILLNPFSLAEANGIMYSNVFIGITVLTILNGCFFYFSLRTI
- a CDS encoding TIGR00730 family Rossman fold protein, producing the protein MKSLCLFLGSSSGDPIYSEKVAELGKKLAQDQLEVIYGGGNVGLMGELARSVTENGGKVTGVIPKKFYDNVPHIELNDLHIVETMHERKNKMYELADGFIALPGGIGTLEELAEVLTWQQVGFHQKPVGLYNINGFYEPFRDLLSHMVSSGFLSEEFFSTLIIEDDVDILLEKLEDFDYKQTKWKE
- a CDS encoding L,D-transpeptidase family protein is translated as MIHTVKLGETLTQISIDYRTPLSEIIRANPSINPNLIYPGQSIVIPGFPPLNTIPYHINVSVSNRTLTLLKDGIFQKEYPIAVGRILHATPVGNFIIINKAPNPGGPFGTMWMSLSKQYYGIHGTNDPSSIGQAVSRGCIRMFNHDVEELASIIPIGTTVTIHP
- a CDS encoding DNA-3-methyladenine glycosylase I — translated: MIHRCAWVTNKEPLYREYHDKEWGVPVFDDRLLFEMICLEGAQAGLSWWTVLQKRDHYRKVFDQFDAEKIVQYTDEKIQSLQEDVGIIRHKMKIQSVITNAKAFLQIKEEHGSFSNYIWRFVEGETIINEWKTAEEVPVHTEISDRMSKQLKKDGFKFVGSTICYSFMQAVGMVNDHTLDCFCHPHHKSRSNTWMQQ
- a CDS encoding GNAT family N-acetyltransferase, which translates into the protein MNTKVRELTSKDYPYFAAMDTAVEGDYIGHIFDHLTTGNHRLFGLFENNEMISMGGYSIFAGRYAMLGRLRSDRRYWGKNYATDVLTYVLNEARKIKGVCWIGANTQEHNLPAQRVVEKLGLSPYITLHGAVTKDISKLESGANLWTPVHSTKRKKYWLNEVFIQSSKVFPYECYYPFPASEALFPENEIEHWSFYENESKTRVLITKYDQKKDHYLHVVYPWCDFSVQKGLWDTITFAYRQLTKRTEGDTYIWIDFTKKQIQALLAIHPFEIPPAWILYGGEVKN